The following is a genomic window from Spirosoma foliorum.
CTGCAGCTGCTGATATCAGTGCTTACTATCATAACGAGTCACGCGATAATGCAACGGGCAAAGGAATTGGCTGGGCATTTGGCGGTATGATTTCGAATCTCGGTGGTCGACTTAATTATGGAGGAACGCAGAGCTACTTTATTCCGACCAATCTTCGTTTAGGAACCAGTCTGACCTTGTTTTCCGACCAGTATAACAAGTTCAACTTTGTATTAGACGCTAATAAATTGATGGTGCCAACGCCAAACGTTGTTAACGGCGTGGATCTGAATGCCAATAAAGATTACTTCTCATCCGTCTTTGGTTCGTTTGCCGATGCACCGGGCGGATTCAGTGAGGAATTACAAGAGGTCACCTTATCAACGGGTGTTGAGTATTGGTATAACGATCAGTTTGCTGCCCGACTTGGCTATTTTAACGAATCGAATCAGAAAGGTGGCCGTAAATATGTGACGACGGGTATTGGACTCCGGCTCCAGCAGAAATTTGGCATTGACTTCTCTTATTTGGTGCCAATAAAACAGGGTAGCCCGCTGTCCGATACGTTCCGGATCTCATTAGTATTTAACTTTAATAAAGCGAATCGGGTTGGTGATGAAGAAGCCGTAACCGACGATTCTAACTAAAATTAAAGAGTGAAAGAGCGAAAGAGTGAGTGAGTGAAGGCCAAACTGGCAAATTCACTCACTCACTCTTTCGCTCTTTCACTCTTTTGCTCTTTATATGACACTTAACAGAAGCCAGTCGCCCGCCTTTCAGGCTATACATGAGATACAATTACCCTCAGTGCAGTCTCATCGGTTAGATAATGGTATTCCACTGCATTTAATTGCGGTTAATCAGCAGCCCGTAATTCGCTTAGAATGCGTATTTGATGCCGGTACCTGGCACGAGTTAGTTCCGGGTAGTGCCTTCTTTACAATGAAGATGCTCTCGGAAGGGACAATAGCACGCTCATCGGCACAGATTAGTGAGTACGTCGATCGTTACGGAGCATTTCTGGAATTGAATAGCGGCCCTGATCGAGCAAGTATCGTTATTCATTGTCTGACGAAGTTTCTGCCGAGTGTGCTGCCTCTTTTGAGCGAGATTCTTAACGAACCCGTGTTTCCGCAGAAAGAATTAGATGACCTGCGGAATATTACACTTCAGAATTTGCGAGTCAATTACGAAAAGAGTGCCTACCTCGCGGGGGTTCTGTTTCGTGAAAAACTCTACGGTGCCGAGCATCCTTATGGGCGTAGTCAACGGCCCGAAGCGGTTGAGCAACTCACTCGCGAGAACGTAGTAGCCTTTTACGAACGGGTTATTCGAAATCGCCAGTTTCAAATCATTCTGGCCGGACAAGCGTCTGAAAATGAAGTCTTGTTGATTAACCAGGCGTTGGGTCAGCAACTTATCAAGACTGATAACCTCCCCGGTTTTTCTGGTACCTTACCCGCCG
Proteins encoded in this region:
- the porV gene encoding type IX secretion system outer membrane channel protein PorV gives rise to the protein MKRNFFRVLLGVCFYFPFVVSAQNGLNGAKNVPTSSVPFLNFTPDARSGALGEAGVALGDVDANAIFWNPSKLVFAKQSSGGSLSYTPWLRNLIGDMYYSYLSGYGKVGKNSVVSGSLMYFDLGTVDFTTANGVAAGTFNSREYALTVSFAQKLSQNFSLAVDLKYLNSNLAAGSANPALKPGSTAAADISAYYHNESRDNATGKGIGWAFGGMISNLGGRLNYGGTQSYFIPTNLRLGTSLTLFSDQYNKFNFVLDANKLMVPTPNVVNGVDLNANKDYFSSVFGSFADAPGGFSEELQEVTLSTGVEYWYNDQFAARLGYFNESNQKGGRKYVTTGIGLRLQQKFGIDFSYLVPIKQGSPLSDTFRISLVFNFNKANRVGDEEAVTDDSN
- a CDS encoding M16 family metallopeptidase; its protein translation is MTLNRSQSPAFQAIHEIQLPSVQSHRLDNGIPLHLIAVNQQPVIRLECVFDAGTWHELVPGSAFFTMKMLSEGTIARSSAQISEYVDRYGAFLELNSGPDRASIVIHCLTKFLPSVLPLLSEILNEPVFPQKELDDLRNITLQNLRVNYEKSAYLAGVLFREKLYGAEHPYGRSQRPEAVEQLTRENVVAFYERVIRNRQFQIILAGQASENEVLLINQALGQQLIKTDNLPGFSGTLPADNNLPILAEKPDSVQSSIRLGRRLFTRSHPDFFKMLVANEVLGGYFGSRLMKNIREEKGFTYGISSNMPSFRRDGYFLIGTDVNKENTQETLDEIRKEIRILQTELVADSELETVKNYMSGEFVGSLNTPFDIADRYKVILLDSMPADFLTTYIQRIRAVTAEEVMEMATRYLTPESLNEVVVGGK